CGAACGACGGGTCGGCACGGAGCACCGTGCGCGCCGTGATCGTGAAGCGCCCACTCGCCGGCGTGAGCACCGCCGGACGCGGGATCACGGGATAGGTGGCAGGATCGGCGGCGTGCTGTGCCCGCAGCGGCGTGACGGAGAGGACGAGCAGCAGCGCCGCGACGGGCGCGACAATCGAACGGGCCATGGCGTCGGGATGGGCGAGGGTGTGCCCCAATCTCTGGCGGCGTGTGGTGCGACGCTACCGCGCCAGCACCAGCGCCACCACCTGGTCCGGTGAATTTGCGTCGCGGCGCGGGAGTGTGAGCGTCAGCGCGCCGGCCGTCGCACTGACCGACACCGCTGCCCCGCCGTCCAGCAGGAACGCCCGCACCACCCGTCGCGGCAAGGCCGGCAGCGCCACCACCGCATCGGCGCCGTGCAGCAGGTGCACGTACACCGTGTCACCCTGCTGCGTCGTCACGCCCCACGGCCGTGGCGTGAGTGGCCCGCCGCGCGTGCCGCGGATCGAGGCGCCGTTCACCTGCATCCACGCCCCCATCGCCGCCAGCCGCGCCAGCGACGAATCGGGGATCGTGCCGTCGGGACGCGGCCCCACGTTCAGCAGAAAGTTCGTGTTGCGCCCTGCCGCCTCCACCATGCTGCGGATCAGCTGCGTGGGCGACTTCCAGTTGCGATCCGTGAGCCGGAAGCCCCACGAGTCGTTCATCGTCTCCGACATCTCGAGCGGCAGCGCGCCGATCTCGGTGGTGTTGAACCCCTGCCCGTTCGCACCGGGCAGGTCGCGCTCGAAGGTCTGCACATCCTCGCCGGGACGCGGCAGCTCGTGGTTGTTGGGGATGATCAGTGCCGCCGGCTGCAGGCGATGGATCAGCGCGTAGGTCTGCCCGAGCCGCCAGTCGGTCTTCGGCTGGTCCCACACGCCATCGAACCAGATGCCGCCGATGGGCCCGTAGTTCGTGAGCAGCTCCGTGAGCTGCGCATCCATGTAGTCCAGGTAGCGCGGGAAGCTCCCCGACTCCGGGCGCCCCGCCGTCAGCCCCGTCTGGCCGCGCGGGAAGAAGTCGGGATGGTGCCAGTCGAGCTGCGAGTAGTAGAGGAAGAGCTTCAGCCCCTCGCGCGCGCAGGCGTCCGCCAGCTCCTTCACCACGTCGCGCGCGAAGGGCGACCGCTTCACGATGGTGTAGTCCGAGACCTTCGAGTCCCAGAGCGCGATGCCATCGTGGTGCTTCGTGATGAGCGTGATGTACTGCATGCCCGCGCCCTTCGCCGCGCGCACCCACGCCGCTGCATCGAAGCGCACGGGGTTGAACAGCGGCACCAGGCTCTCGTACTCCGCCGCGCGGATGCCGCGGTTGTTCATCACCCACTCGCCGTCCTGCAGCACCGACGACGGGCCCCAGTGGATGAACATCCCGAGCTTCGCATCCTGGTACCAGGTGCGCGCGGCGAGGTTGGCGGCCGAGGGTGTGTAGGCCGGCATGGCACTGGCCGGCTGGGCGCCGGCGACGCGGGCGACGAGGCAGGCCGCTGCGGCAGCGAGTCTGATGACGAGGCGCACGGGACGTGGTGCGAGGGGAGTCGCGCAGGGATGGGTGGGCACGTCCGCCGAATATCGGGGCGGGCACACGATCGGGCCACCAGTCCGCTGCCGCGCGCCGGCCGCGCGTCCGTCCCGTGCCGGCGCTACTTGCTCCCGCCGGGTGTCTTGTTCCCGCCCGGCACCAAGGTGCGGTGCACCACCGGCACCACCAGCACGCCGCGACCACCGGCCGCGTCGGTCGCGGTGATCACCAGCGCCAGCGGCCCGCCCACCAGCGTCGAGAGGTCCGCCGTCACCACCCACGTCGGCTGCGACACCGCCGGCCCATTCGAGACCATCCGGACGATCATCGGGTACGAGCGCCCCGAGATCGTGAGCACCACCGAGTCGAGCGGCTGCACCGACCGCACCGTGGCGATGAGGTTGACCGAGTCGCCCACCTCGGCACCCGGCAGCGGCTGCGAGACGGCGAGCTCGATGCCCGGGTCGAGGGCCGATCGCACCGTGATGGCGCTGGCGGTGCGCTGTCCCTCGCTGGCCGCCTCGATGATGGCCGTGCCCGCGCTGCGCGCGGTGATGGTGCCGTCGGCGGCCACGAGGGCGATCGACTCGTCGCTGCTGCTGAAGGTGACCTCGCGATCCGCGAGCAGCGTGCCCGCAAAGTCGCGCAGCGCCACGTCGAGCCGCTGCGTGCTGCCCACATCCAGCGCCTGCGCGGTGGGCGTGAGCGCGATGCTCGCCACCGGGAGCGGTCCGGGTGGCGGCGGCAGCACCAGCAGCGTGCGGGCGCCCTCCACCTGGCCGACCTTGGCGCGGATCACCGTCGTGCCCGTGGCACGCGCCAGGATCGTCCCCCCCGACGTGATCGTCGCCACGGCGGGGTTGCTCGAGGTCCATTCCACGAGCCCCACCGTCATCGCCTGCGCCTTCTCGTCCGCCGCCACCACCGTCGCGGTCACGGTGAGGCTCGCCTGGACGGTGTCCTGCGGCAGCACCACCGCGAGGGTGGTCAGCACCGGGAGGGCGGGTCGCTGGACCACCGGGGCCGTGGGGACGGTCGAGCCGCCACCGCCGCCGCCGCAGCCGGCGGCGAGCGCCAGGGTGAGGCAGAGGATGGACAGACGGGCCAGGGGCGGGAGGCGGCGCATGTGTCGAATCTGGCGACACCGGCGCCGTCGCGCAGCCGTGGCGCCGGCGCCCGGCAGGGCTGGCGGCGTCTGCCGGGGCCGGCCGTCAGTGCTTCGCGGGCCCCGTCCCTTCGCGGTCCACGAAGCAGCGGCTGCGCATGGCGGTGAGGGCGGCCTGCGTGCGTGCGTCGACCGTGAGGTGCGCG
This genomic interval from Gemmatimonadaceae bacterium contains the following:
- a CDS encoding Ig-like domain-containing protein; protein product: MRRLPPLARLSILCLTLALAAGCGGGGGGSTVPTAPVVQRPALPVLTTLAVVLPQDTVQASLTVTATVVAADEKAQAMTVGLVEWTSSNPAVATITSGGTILARATGTTVIRAKVGQVEGARTLLVLPPPPGPLPVASIALTPTAQALDVGSTQRLDVALRDFAGTLLADREVTFSSSDESIALVAADGTITARSAGTAIIEAASEGQRTASAITVRSALDPGIELAVSQPLPGAEVGDSVNLIATVRSVQPLDSVVLTISGRSYPMIVRMVSNGPAVSQPTWVVTADLSTLVGGPLALVITATDAAGGRGVLVVPVVHRTLVPGGNKTPGGSK
- a CDS encoding alpha-L-fucosidase, which translates into the protein MRLVIRLAAAAACLVARVAGAQPASAMPAYTPSAANLAARTWYQDAKLGMFIHWGPSSVLQDGEWVMNNRGIRAAEYESLVPLFNPVRFDAAAWVRAAKGAGMQYITLITKHHDGIALWDSKVSDYTIVKRSPFARDVVKELADACAREGLKLFLYYSQLDWHHPDFFPRGQTGLTAGRPESGSFPRYLDYMDAQLTELLTNYGPIGGIWFDGVWDQPKTDWRLGQTYALIHRLQPAALIIPNNHELPRPGEDVQTFERDLPGANGQGFNTTEIGALPLEMSETMNDSWGFRLTDRNWKSPTQLIRSMVEAAGRNTNFLLNVGPRPDGTIPDSSLARLAAMGAWMQVNGASIRGTRGGPLTPRPWGVTTQQGDTVYVHLLHGADAVVALPALPRRVVRAFLLDGGAAVSVSATAGALTLTLPRRDANSPDQVVALVLAR